The Streptomyces bacillaris sequence CGCGATGATCATCGCGCCGATCACCGTGGCGGTCGAGTCGGTGAGTACTCCGCCGCCTGCGATGACCGACGACAGAGTCAGCATGGTCCAGAAGGCCGAACGCTTGGACGTGGTGTCTCCGGACGACAGGTCCAGATCCTGGGTCAGCTCCTCCAGGGAGCGACGCTGGGAGGCAGGCAGAGCACGGGCACGAACTTTGCTGATCACGCACCCAAAGAACCACGGTCGGTGCCGCTCCGGCGGGCAGGACACGGACTGGTGCCCGAGCGCTGCAGGTCCCGGGCCCACTTGTGGATCCAGTCCTCGGCCCACGACGCCGTGGACAGCCGGCCGACCGGAGCCGGAGCGTGGAGAAGCCGACGAACTGCTCCCTTTCGTTCTCGGACCCGCGCACGGGTGACAGCAAGCACGCCAACCTCCCCGCACCTCCGCGCCCGAGGGCCAGCTGGCCCCGCACCTTCAGGGTGCGGCCCTCGACGAATCGGGCCGACGGCCGGCCCGCAGAGTGTGATCGGCGGTGGCCTCGTCGTCCGGGCGGACGCGTCCCCCGATGTGTCGTGGGAGTCGCGCCCTCGACCACTCCGTTCCGCCCGACGCGCGGGCGTCAGGTTCTTCACCGCTCCCGGGGCCACAGCCACCGCTCCACAGAGACCGCTTCACGGCAGTCTGCGTTAGGCCGCCCGGGGTGACTGGGCCACCGACTCGGCGATGCGGCGGTGCGTCCCATGGACCGACGACCACGGCACAGGCCATGTTGCTGAGGCCCCCCGATCAGCGGGCAGAGGCCGGAGGCGAGGGAGATCGACGATGGGCGGGCTGAGCATCCGGTGTCCGCTGTGAGCGGACACCCGCGCCGCGCGCTGGCTGCGCTGTTGAGGAGGCCCTCGACGGTGGACTGTGTGGTGCGCGCCGCCCGACGTGCTCCGTCGTGGCGCTGACCGTGCCGGCGCCGCCGGTTCCGCGCGACCTCCGTGACAGGTTCCTGCCGTGTGACGAGGAACAGACCGTTCGCACAGAGTCCGTCGAGGCCGGGCCTCCGAACCATGTGTCTCACCACCGTCCGGGTGCACGCGACGATGCCGCCTTCGGCTACGGAGTGGCCGTGCGCTCTGCCGTCGAAGGGCCGCCGTTCCGGGTCCAGGACTGACCTGGGTCCGGAGGGCCGGTGGCCGCACAGTTACCCGTCTCAGCAAGGAAGGAGCCGACGATGTCGGCTGTAGGAGGCAAGGTCCCCGAGCCTGGCACGGATGAGCCGCGGGCAGAGCTCGATGCGGAAGGGGCAGGCTCGCTCAAGCCGTTTGTCTTCTTCGGGTCCGCGACGCTCATCCTGGCCATCTCGATCTGGGCGATCGTCACCCCCTCCGGCGCCGAGAAGGTCATCGGCGTAGTGGTCGACAGGATCTCCGGTTGGTTCGGTTGGTACTACTTCCTCGCCGCGACCCTGTATCTGGTGTTCGTCGTCTTCATCGGGGTGTCGAAGTACGGCACGATCAAGCTCGGTCCCAAGCACTACAAGCCTGACTACGGGCTCTTCGCCTGGGCCGCGATGCTGTTCGCGGCGGGCATCGGCATCGACTTGATGTTCTTCTCCGTCGCCGGCCCGGTGAGCCACTACCTGGTGCCACCGGAAGCGGACCCCGAGTCGCTGGAGGCGGCCCGGCAAGCCGTGGTGTGGACACTGTTCCACTACGGCATCACCGGCTGGGCCATGTACGCGCTGATGGGTATGGCGCTCGGCTACTTCTCCTTCCGTCACAAGTTGCCCCTCGCCATCCGCTCCGCGATCTACCCGATCATCGGCCGTCGGATCCACGGAAGGATCGGTGACGCCGTCGACCTGGCGGCCATCATCGGTACGGTCTTCGGAATCTCCGTATCTCTCGGCATCGGCGTGGTGCAGCTGAACTACGGGCTCAAGGTCCTCTTCGGAGTTCCGGAGGGCCTGCCCGCACAGATCGGGCTCATTGCCGTCGCGGTGGTGATGGCCACCGTTTCGGCGGCTGCCGGGGTCGACAAGGGCATCCGGCGACTGTCGCAGCTCAACGTGCTCCTCGCCGTACTGCTGATGCTTTACATCCTGATCGTCGGCGAGCCGTTCCGGCTGCTCAACGCGTTGGTACAGAACGTCGGCGACTACCTCAGCGGATTTCCGTCGATGACACTGAACACCTTCGCCTACGATCAGCCGACCGAATGGCTCGACGCGTGGACGTTGTTCTTCTGGGCCTGGTGGATCGCCTGGGCGCCGTTCGTGGGCCTGTTCCTCGCCCGGATCTCGCGTGGCCGCACACTGCGCCAGTTCGTCGCCGCGACCCTGATCATTCCGTTCCTCTTCACCGGCCTCTTCCTGGCCGTCTTCGGCAACAGCGCACTGTTCGTGGTGCGCGACGGCAACTCGGCCTTCGGCGAGACCGCGCTCAACTCCCCCGAGCAGGCGTTCTACGGATTGCTGGACCAATATCCCGGGGCGATGTTCAGCGCCGGACTCGCGACCTTCGTCGGACTGCTCCTCTACGTGACCTCCGCCGACTCCGGAGCCCTCGTCATGGGCAACCTGAGCTCGCACCTCCCGACACCGGTGACCGACGCCCGCACCTGGCTCCGCGTCTTCTGGGCGGTGACCACAGGCATGCTCACCCTCGCCATGCTCCTGGTGGGCGGGGTGCAGGCTCTTACCGATGCCACGATCATCATGGGGTTGCCCTTCTCGTTCGTCATGTTCCTGATCATGGCTGGGCTCTACCTCGCGCTGCGCTCCGAACGGATGCGCGAGGAGGCGCTTATCACCACCCTGCCGGGGTCCCTCTCCGGGCGGACAACGCAACAGGGTCCTTCGGGGGCCCGGAACTGGCGGCATCGGCTGTCGCGTGCGATGTCGTTTCCGGGCAGGCGGGCCGCCGCCAGGTTCGTGGAGGACGTCTGCCGGCCGGCGTTCCAGGAAGTCGCCAAGGAACTGCGTGAGCAGGGAGCGGAGGCGGAAATCCTCTCCGGCACCGACGAGGAGAACGGCCTCCCGCATGTCGGCCTTGCCGTACCGATCGGTCCGAAGGACCAGTTCGTCTACCGGGTCTGGCCCGTCGAACGGCCGACCCCCGGCTTCGCCACCCGGTCGGTCAGCACCCACGACAGCTATGTGCGCTTCGAGGTCCAACTGGCCGAGGGTAACCAGGGGTACGACGTCATGGGCTACACCAGGGAGCAGCTGATCGGCGACACTCTCGACCAGTACGAGAGGCATCTGGAGTTCCTGCGGCTGCACCACGAGGCGACGGTGGGGTCGGCTTTCCCCGACCACCGACCTGACGCCCCGGACGCGGACCAGCCGGAGTAGCGGGCGGGCTTGGCAGAAGGTCAGGATCGGTGTCCTCACGGGTCACACAGGTGCGCTGAGGGATTCTTCGGCGTGGATCGACTGGGCTCGTCGGTACGGGCAGTCGCCTCCGAGGCGAGACCGAAGCCCTTGGCGGGTATGCCGCCACGGCTTGCTTCCGTCGTACGCAGTCTCAGGAGCGCCCTCGCATCTGACCGGCTCGGTCACTGCCGCCGACGCTTGTCATCGAACCGTAAGGCCGTCGGCTTCTTCCGGCGCGAGCAGCGACGGAGCCGCCGAGGTCGTGGTGGCGCAGGCGCTGCGGTTCACCGCTACCACGGTGGACGGGAAGCCGTCCCCAGCCGACCGAGCTGTGGTTCTGGGCGCCTTGGTGCCCCAAGTGCAAGGCCCAGGCCACGGAGACCGCGAAGGTCGCCGCCGATCACCCGGGCGAGGCCAACGTCGTCGGCGTGGCGGGTCTGGGCCGGAACGAGGCCATGGAAGTCTTCATCGCCGGGACGGTGACCGGCGGATTCCCGCAGCTTTCCGACGAGAAGGGCGAGCTCGGGAAGTAGTTCGAGGTCACCGAGCAGAGCCGCTACGGCATCCTCGACAGGAACGGGAAGCTGGACGCTGTCGTCCCCGCAACCCTGACCGGGCTTCCGGCCTCGCTGCTCCTGTCGGCCTGGGCGATCCGTCGCCGGCGAGCACGCATGGAAGAACGGCCGAGACGTGCACACGGCCACAACGACTGATGTGCGGGGACGTTCCGCGATGTCCCGCCGCACGCCCTGTCCGGGTGCGCCCACGCGTCAGGCAACGATGCTCGGGCCACCGATACGGATGACAGTCCCGGGGCCACCCTGTCGGTTGGCGGCATCGAACCTCAAGAACGCTGCCCGACATCTGTCCAAGGCGTTCCCGGTCTTCCGGTGCGTGGGTCGGCGAAGACAGCCTTGGTCTGTCACCTGCCGGGCCCTGTCACGACGTTTCGCGACATTTCCGCGCTAACGTGCCCTCAGTTCGATCCGCAGCGTCATCAGGAGACCCGAGGACCGCATATGGCAGAGCAGCCACGTGAGCAATGGGCTACCCGAGCCGGCTTCCTGCTGGCGGCCATCGGTTCGGCCGTCGGGCTCGGCAATATCTGGCGGTTCCCCGCCATCGCCTACGAGAACGGTGGCGGCGCCTTCTTGCTGCCGTACCTCATCGCGCTCCTGTCAGCGGGGATCCCGTTGCTGATCATGGAATACGCCATTGGGCGCAAGTACCGCATGTCGCCCCCCGCCGCTCTGCGCAGGATGGCCCGGCCGGCAGAGGCAATCGGATGGTGGCAGGTGGCGATCTCCTTCGTGATCGCCGCCTACTACGCCGTCATCATCGCCTGGGCCGTGCGTTACGTGGGCTTCTCCATCGGTCGGCAGTGGGGTGACGATCCGGAGGCGTTCCTGTTCGGCGAATTCCTGCGGGCACCGGAGACACCCAGCTTCCTGGACGGCTATGTACCAGGTGTGTTCTGGCCGCTGATCATCGTGTGGGCGGTTGTGCTGTTCGTCCTGGCGTTCGGTATCCGGCGAGGCATCGAACGCGCCAACAGGATCTTCATTCCGTTGCTGTTCGTCCTGTTCGCCGCGCTGGTGGTCCGGGCGCTGACGCTGGACGGCGCGGCCACCGGGCTCGACGCACTCTTCTCGCCGAACTGGTCGGAACTCGGCAACGGCAGTGTCTGGGTCGCCGCCTACGGGCAGATCTTCTTCTCGCTGTCCATCGGCTTCGGCATCATGGTCACGTACGCGTCGTACCTGGGCCGTCGGGCCGACCTGACGGGCTCCGCGATGGTGGCGGGGTTCGCCAACAGCTCGTTCGAACTCCTCGCGGGCATCGGGGTATTCGCGACCCTGGGCTACCTCGCGACCGCTTCGGGGGTCGGCGTCGAAGACGTCGCCGGAGCGGGCATCGGTCTGGCATTCGTCGCGTTCCCCGCGGTGATCTCGGAAATGCCGCTCGGCGCCCTCTTCGGTGTGCTGTTCTTCAGTTCCCTCGTGATCGCGGGACTCTCCTCGCTGATTTCCATCGTGCAGGTGGTCGTCTCCGCGGTGCAGGATCGGACCGGCATGCGGCGCA is a genomic window containing:
- a CDS encoding sodium-dependent transporter; translation: MAEQPREQWATRAGFLLAAIGSAVGLGNIWRFPAIAYENGGGAFLLPYLIALLSAGIPLLIMEYAIGRKYRMSPPAALRRMARPAEAIGWWQVAISFVIAAYYAVIIAWAVRYVGFSIGRQWGDDPEAFLFGEFLRAPETPSFLDGYVPGVFWPLIIVWAVVLFVLAFGIRRGIERANRIFIPLLFVLFAALVVRALTLDGAATGLDALFSPNWSELGNGSVWVAAYGQIFFSLSIGFGIMVTYASYLGRRADLTGSAMVAGFANSSFELLAGIGVFATLGYLATASGVGVEDVAGAGIGLAFVAFPAVISEMPLGALFGVLFFSSLVIAGLSSLISIVQVVVSAVQDRTGMRRMPAVLGVGGLVALVSVLLFPTESGIYLLDASDHFINQYGIALAALVGLVVIVWVLRQLPSLQQDADATSAIRLGRWWRICLGVITPLVLGWMMVDSLRSEFEENYEGYSTGFLLSAGWSVAIGALLVGGILTLMPWPAGGEDIDLDMESPADRKDH
- the betT gene encoding choline BCCT transporter BetT, which gives rise to MSAVGGKVPEPGTDEPRAELDAEGAGSLKPFVFFGSATLILAISIWAIVTPSGAEKVIGVVVDRISGWFGWYYFLAATLYLVFVVFIGVSKYGTIKLGPKHYKPDYGLFAWAAMLFAAGIGIDLMFFSVAGPVSHYLVPPEADPESLEAARQAVVWTLFHYGITGWAMYALMGMALGYFSFRHKLPLAIRSAIYPIIGRRIHGRIGDAVDLAAIIGTVFGISVSLGIGVVQLNYGLKVLFGVPEGLPAQIGLIAVAVVMATVSAAAGVDKGIRRLSQLNVLLAVLLMLYILIVGEPFRLLNALVQNVGDYLSGFPSMTLNTFAYDQPTEWLDAWTLFFWAWWIAWAPFVGLFLARISRGRTLRQFVAATLIIPFLFTGLFLAVFGNSALFVVRDGNSAFGETALNSPEQAFYGLLDQYPGAMFSAGLATFVGLLLYVTSADSGALVMGNLSSHLPTPVTDARTWLRVFWAVTTGMLTLAMLLVGGVQALTDATIIMGLPFSFVMFLIMAGLYLALRSERMREEALITTLPGSLSGRTTQQGPSGARNWRHRLSRAMSFPGRRAAARFVEDVCRPAFQEVAKELREQGAEAEILSGTDEENGLPHVGLAVPIGPKDQFVYRVWPVERPTPGFATRSVSTHDSYVRFEVQLAEGNQGYDVMGYTREQLIGDTLDQYERHLEFLRLHHEATVGSAFPDHRPDAPDADQPE
- a CDS encoding thioredoxin domain-containing protein; this translates as MWFWAPWCPKCKAQATETAKVAADHPGEANVVGVAGLGRNEAMEVFIAGTVTGGFPQLSDEKGELGK